A part of Marinihelvus fidelis genomic DNA contains:
- the iolD gene encoding 3D-(3,5/4)-trihydroxycyclohexane-1,2-dione acylhydrolase (decyclizing) — protein sequence MSGMTTRLTTAQALVRYLAAQHTQVDGERVPLFAGCWAIFGHGNVTGMGEALQHQQSRLPTFRAHNEQAMAHAAIAYAKASQRRRMMACTTSIGPGATNMVTAAALAHVNRLPVLLLPGDVFASRRPDPVLQQVEDFNDATVSANDCFRPVSRYFDRIMRPEQLLDSLPRALSVLTDAADCGPVTLCLPQDVQPEAFDWPESFFEPVLHVPARPRADRQRLARAAEWLNEAERPLVVSGGGVLYSGAEKRLGRFTERRGIPVAETQAGKGALPWGHATNVGALGVTGSEGANAMAAEADVVLAIGTRLQDFSTASNTLFNPNARVIAINPCRHDAIKAGALALSGDADETLAELEDLVSTDTAVPEWRERVASARDDWDRTITAAFTAPASGLPGDAHVLGVLDGFASDATTVVCAAGGLPGELHKLWRASGPGSYHLEYGYSCMGYEIAAGIGIKLADPAREVVVTVGDGSYLMMNSELATAVAMGLDLTVVLLDNGGFGCIERLQTSCGGDSFNNLFPADRPSRVDFAAHAAALGAQAVHVPDLEGLAAALDAARERGGVNVIVIDTDPLHATAEGGAWWDVPVAEVSDSATVRDALGAYHKVRKP from the coding sequence ATGAGCGGCATGACCACTCGGCTGACAACCGCGCAGGCGCTGGTGCGCTACCTGGCCGCGCAACACACGCAGGTTGATGGCGAACGCGTACCGCTGTTCGCGGGCTGCTGGGCGATCTTCGGCCATGGCAACGTCACCGGCATGGGCGAGGCCCTGCAGCACCAGCAATCGCGGCTGCCGACGTTCCGCGCCCATAACGAGCAGGCCATGGCGCACGCGGCCATCGCCTACGCCAAGGCCAGCCAGCGGCGCCGGATGATGGCCTGCACCACGTCGATCGGCCCGGGCGCGACCAACATGGTCACCGCCGCGGCGCTGGCGCACGTCAACCGCCTGCCGGTGCTGCTGTTGCCCGGTGACGTGTTCGCCTCGCGCCGGCCAGACCCGGTGCTGCAGCAGGTGGAGGATTTCAACGACGCCACGGTCAGCGCCAACGATTGCTTCCGGCCGGTGTCGCGTTACTTCGACCGCATCATGCGGCCAGAACAACTGCTGGACAGCTTGCCGCGCGCCCTGTCGGTGCTGACCGACGCGGCCGATTGCGGCCCGGTGACCCTGTGCCTGCCGCAGGACGTGCAGCCCGAGGCCTTCGACTGGCCGGAATCGTTTTTTGAGCCGGTGCTGCACGTGCCCGCGCGGCCGCGGGCCGACCGCCAGCGCCTGGCGCGGGCGGCGGAATGGCTGAACGAAGCGGAGCGGCCGCTGGTCGTGTCCGGCGGTGGCGTGCTGTATTCAGGTGCGGAGAAGCGCCTGGGCCGATTCACTGAGCGCCGCGGCATTCCCGTCGCCGAGACACAGGCCGGCAAGGGTGCATTGCCCTGGGGCCACGCGACCAACGTCGGCGCGCTCGGCGTGACCGGCAGTGAGGGCGCCAATGCCATGGCCGCCGAGGCGGACGTCGTGCTGGCCATCGGTACGCGCCTGCAGGATTTTTCCACGGCGTCGAACACACTGTTCAACCCCAATGCCCGGGTGATCGCCATCAACCCCTGCCGCCACGACGCCATCAAGGCGGGCGCGCTGGCGCTGTCGGGCGACGCCGACGAGACGCTGGCGGAACTGGAAGACCTGGTGTCCACGGACACTGCCGTGCCGGAGTGGCGCGAGCGCGTGGCGTCGGCCCGGGATGACTGGGACAGGACCATCACGGCGGCGTTCACCGCGCCGGCATCCGGCCTGCCCGGCGACGCCCACGTGCTGGGTGTACTGGACGGTTTCGCCTCAGACGCCACTACGGTGGTCTGCGCGGCCGGCGGCTTGCCGGGCGAGCTGCACAAGCTGTGGCGCGCCTCCGGGCCCGGGAGCTACCACCTGGAATACGGCTACTCCTGCATGGGTTACGAGATTGCCGCCGGTATCGGCATCAAGCTGGCCGACCCGGCCCGCGAGGTGGTGGTCACCGTGGGTGACGGCAGCTACCTGATGATGAATTCCGAGCTGGCGACCGCCGTCGCCATGGGCCTGGACCTGACCGTCGTGCTGCTGGACAACGGCGGCTTCGGCTGTATCGAGCGGCTGCAGACGTCCTGTGGCGGTGATTCCTTCAACAACCTGTTCCCCGCCGACCGGCCCAGCCGCGTGGATTTCGCGGCCCATGCCGCGGCCCTTGGCGCCCAGGCCGTGCACGTACCGGACCTTGAAGGCCTGGCAGCGGCGCTGGATGCCGCCCGTGAACGCGGCGGGGTGAATGTCATCGTTATCGATACCGACCCGCTGCATGCCACCGCGGAAGGCGGGGCCTGGTGGGATGTGCCGGTGGCAGAAGTGTCCGACAGCGCCACCGTGCGCGACGCGCTGGGCGCGTATCACAAGGTGCGCAAGCCATGA
- a CDS encoding metallophosphoesterase yields the protein MTEFIPENRVQQGKLPDDHDLFVTVRRHAWKATALAVAVLASACGTTPASAPASPGINPSTPAGAETFKANILAFGDTGYDYDWLEADDYEDPLDARTYIVGELDDWIEDNMPIQEFRLSPFHFAEQTGGWVPASGMWPVARAIQDWCASPDRCDFGVMLGDNIYPSGATVGADGRDDAARFDDLMNKPYIGLQEQDEDFVIYPVMGNHDWETSREGAEAQLAYLQASPLYRMDGFWWKSEPVPGVEVFGIDTTLLLSAFEEPEYAFADDGTPVHTGEIDEADPWTVPRGAERDQVAWLAKALAESDAHWKIVIAHHPLWSGSGGKYEQAKVLREQLYPALCRYADMFLAGHEHTLEVHMDDCRDGLGQPDDRPLMTLVSGAAGKQRALHSTFMDYLDRTYPQKETLYARGQVWGFATLELGEDEAEVTLLAIPDDGSSAIDEVFTHRFKRRSGRDAGALTQASP from the coding sequence ATGACCGAATTCATCCCGGAAAATCGCGTTCAACAGGGCAAATTGCCTGATGACCATGACCTGTTCGTGACAGTTCGTCGTCACGCCTGGAAGGCCACGGCGCTGGCGGTTGCGGTACTGGCTTCCGCCTGCGGCACGACGCCCGCTTCGGCGCCGGCGTCTCCGGGTATAAACCCTTCGACGCCCGCCGGGGCGGAAACGTTTAAAGCGAACATCCTGGCCTTTGGCGATACCGGCTACGACTATGACTGGCTCGAGGCCGACGACTACGAGGACCCGCTGGACGCGCGGACCTATATCGTCGGTGAACTGGACGACTGGATCGAGGACAACATGCCGATCCAGGAATTCCGCCTCTCGCCATTTCATTTTGCCGAGCAGACCGGCGGCTGGGTGCCGGCCAGCGGCATGTGGCCGGTGGCCCGGGCGATCCAGGACTGGTGCGCGTCACCCGACCGCTGTGACTTCGGCGTCATGCTGGGCGACAACATCTACCCCTCCGGTGCTACCGTCGGCGCCGACGGCCGCGACGACGCGGCGCGCTTCGACGACCTGATGAACAAGCCGTACATCGGCCTGCAGGAGCAGGACGAGGACTTCGTCATCTACCCGGTGATGGGCAACCACGACTGGGAGACCTCGCGTGAGGGCGCCGAGGCGCAACTGGCCTACCTGCAGGCGTCACCGCTGTACCGCATGGACGGCTTCTGGTGGAAGAGCGAGCCCGTGCCGGGGGTCGAGGTGTTCGGCATCGACACCACGCTGTTGTTGTCGGCCTTCGAAGAGCCTGAATACGCGTTTGCCGACGACGGTACGCCCGTGCATACCGGCGAGATCGACGAGGCGGACCCCTGGACGGTCCCGCGCGGCGCGGAACGCGACCAGGTCGCCTGGCTGGCGAAAGCCCTGGCCGAGTCGGACGCACACTGGAAGATCGTCATCGCCCATCACCCGCTGTGGTCCGGCTCGGGCGGTAAGTACGAGCAGGCCAAGGTGCTGCGCGAGCAGCTTTACCCGGCGCTGTGCCGCTATGCCGACATGTTCCTGGCCGGCCACGAGCACACGCTGGAGGTGCACATGGATGACTGCCGTGACGGCCTGGGCCAGCCCGACGACCGCCCGCTGATGACCCTGGTCTCCGGCGCGGCCGGCAAGCAGCGCGCCCTGCACAGCACGTTCATGGATTACCTGGACCGCACCTATCCGCAGAAAGAAACGCTGTACGCGCGCGGCCAGGTGTGGGGCTTTGCCACGCTGGAACTGGGCGAGGACGAGGCCGAGGTGACGCTGCTGGC
- the iolE gene encoding myo-inosose-2 dehydratase, with the protein MNTRLGINPLTWSNDDLPRLGSDISLDTCLREAAEVGYQGVELGHKFPRDAAVLGPLLSPHGLALVSGWYSLRLLERDAAAEFEAMQPHLALLSALGTDVMVCAEVTGCTHSDARAPLSARPVIAPGDWARFNRRMGELARMMRDAGMRLAYHHHMGTVVQSADDVDRLMAGCDDDVELLLDTGHLTFAGGDPVRAANDYAARVAHVHCKDIRPGVLSGVLNEDASFLAGVVRGVFTVPGDGCVDYPAVFAPLRGAGYEGWLVVEAEQDPTVADPLTFARAGREYLSSLAW; encoded by the coding sequence ATGAACACGCGACTGGGCATCAATCCGCTGACCTGGAGCAACGACGACCTGCCGCGTCTGGGCAGCGATATCTCGCTGGACACCTGCCTGCGCGAGGCTGCAGAAGTGGGCTACCAGGGCGTCGAGCTGGGGCACAAGTTCCCCCGCGACGCCGCCGTGCTTGGGCCGCTGCTGTCTCCGCACGGGCTGGCGCTGGTGTCAGGCTGGTATAGCTTGCGCCTGCTGGAGCGCGACGCCGCCGCGGAGTTCGAGGCCATGCAGCCCCACCTGGCGCTGTTGTCGGCGCTGGGGACGGACGTCATGGTCTGCGCCGAGGTCACGGGCTGCACGCATTCCGACGCCCGCGCGCCATTGTCCGCGCGGCCGGTCATCGCTCCCGGCGACTGGGCGCGCTTCAACCGGCGCATGGGTGAGCTCGCGCGGATGATGCGCGATGCCGGCATGCGCCTGGCCTATCACCATCACATGGGCACCGTGGTGCAGTCGGCGGATGACGTCGACCGGCTGATGGCCGGCTGCGACGACGACGTTGAACTGCTGCTCGACACCGGCCATCTGACCTTCGCCGGTGGCGACCCCGTCCGGGCCGCGAACGACTACGCCGCCCGGGTTGCGCATGTGCACTGCAAGGACATCCGTCCCGGTGTGTTGTCCGGTGTGCTGAACGAGGATGCCTCTTTCCTGGCCGGCGTGGTGCGCGGGGTGTTCACGGTGCCGGGCGACGGCTGCGTGGATTACCCGGCGGTGTTCGCGCCGCTGCGCGGGGCCGGCTATGAAGGCTGGCTGGTGGTGGAGGCCGAGCAGGATCCCACCGTGGCGGATCCCCTGACCTTTGCACGGGCCGGGCGCGAATACCTGTCATCCCTGGCCTGGTAG
- a CDS encoding 5-deoxy-glucuronate isomerase: protein MSTPQDNPVRTFRDGFSPGLTEIAAHDGLEMAALCLAAGETLSLEATTETALLLMSGVVSGQVDIDGQSPPAFGFRRDSLFDESASCVHVPAGATVTLRADSATEFTLYRCGNTDPFEARVYLPEDVPNEHRGAGQVAGRCLRFVRTIFDATNAPEGAQLVLGEVVNMPGGWSSYPPHHHDQPEIYHYRFTEPQGYGHAELGDDVYKVCHNDTIRIPAGLDHAQCSAPGYGMYYSWVIRHLPDNPYTVPEFTEAHTWTMEKDARFWWPEGVERDA, encoded by the coding sequence ATGAGTACACCGCAGGACAATCCCGTTCGCACGTTTCGCGACGGATTCAGCCCCGGATTGACGGAAATCGCCGCGCACGACGGCCTGGAAATGGCGGCGCTGTGCCTGGCGGCAGGTGAAACGCTGTCGCTTGAGGCGACCACCGAAACGGCGCTGCTGTTGATGTCAGGCGTGGTCTCCGGGCAGGTCGACATCGACGGCCAGTCGCCCCCGGCGTTCGGCTTCCGCAGGGATTCCCTGTTCGACGAGTCGGCCAGTTGCGTGCACGTGCCGGCGGGGGCCACGGTCACGCTCCGCGCGGACAGCGCCACCGAGTTCACACTCTACCGCTGCGGCAATACCGATCCCTTCGAAGCCCGTGTTTACCTGCCTGAAGACGTGCCCAACGAGCATCGCGGCGCCGGCCAGGTCGCCGGGCGCTGCCTGCGCTTCGTGCGCACCATTTTCGACGCGACCAACGCCCCGGAAGGCGCGCAGCTGGTGCTGGGCGAAGTGGTGAACATGCCCGGCGGCTGGTCCAGCTATCCGCCGCACCACCACGACCAGCCGGAGATCTACCACTACCGGTTCACCGAGCCGCAGGGTTACGGCCATGCCGAGCTGGGCGATGACGTCTACAAGGTCTGCCACAACGACACCATCCGCATTCCCGCCGGGCTCGACCACGCGCAGTGCTCCGCGCCGGGCTATGGCATGTACTACAGCTGGGTGATCCGCCACCTGCCGGACAACCCCTACACCGTGCCCGAATTCACCGAGGCGCACACCTGGACCATGGAAAAGGACGCCCGCTTCTGGTGGCCGGAGGGGGTTGAGCGTGATGCCTGA
- a CDS encoding bifunctional 5-dehydro-2-deoxygluconokinase/5-dehydro-2-deoxyphosphogluconate aldolase — MPEAQDRALDVICLGRAAVDLYGQQVGGRLEDMRSFAKYLGGSSANLAAGAARMGLRSAMLARVGDEQMGRFVREALATEGVDVSHVTTDPDRLTALVILGIGAGEDVPHIFYRERCADMGLVEDDIDPDFIGSSRMLSVTGTHLSTATTRAAVVKAMTCARERGTQVTLDIDYRPVLWGLVSAGDGASRYAECAEASAVLADILPLCDLVVGTEEEIRIAAGGEDDLLASVQRVRALSDGWIVLKRGPDGCVVFAPGDIGSLDDGIVAQGTPVEVFNTLGAGDAFLSGFLGGWLTGESPATCGAMGNASGALVVARHGCTPAIPSRVELDAFLRRDPPPRVPRLDPELIRLHRSTTWKDDPKPLCVMAFDHRSQFIDMANEAGQPHARIDRFKTLIAEAALDVAAGLPDDVRGGFIVDQRFGGEAMDRLSAAGLWTACPVETPGSRPLAFEHGHGMGQQLLGLPPLNVIKCLVFYHPDDPLELRLAQEERVQALYSEICAQDRKLVLEVICPSTGAPVDDDTLPRAMRRFYNLGVFPDWWKVESQSAAGWRAVASVIDDCDPHCKGIVLLGLDASEDALREGFASAAGVPYMKGFAVGRSIFGAPARAWFAGEMDDAAARADVARRYRRMVDIWRQAAMGGAVS; from the coding sequence ATGCCTGAAGCACAGGACCGCGCGCTGGATGTGATCTGCCTGGGCCGCGCCGCCGTTGATCTTTACGGCCAGCAGGTGGGCGGCCGGCTGGAAGACATGCGCAGCTTCGCCAAGTACCTGGGTGGCTCGTCCGCCAACCTGGCCGCCGGCGCGGCGCGCATGGGGCTGCGCAGCGCCATGCTGGCGCGTGTGGGCGACGAGCAGATGGGCCGCTTTGTGCGCGAGGCGCTGGCGACCGAGGGCGTGGACGTCAGCCACGTCACCACGGACCCGGACCGCCTGACGGCGCTGGTGATCCTGGGTATCGGCGCCGGCGAGGACGTGCCGCATATTTTCTACCGTGAGCGCTGCGCCGACATGGGCCTGGTCGAGGACGACATCGACCCGGATTTCATTGGCTCCTCGCGCATGCTGTCGGTGACCGGCACGCATCTTTCGACAGCCACCACGCGCGCCGCCGTGGTCAAGGCGATGACCTGCGCGCGCGAGCGCGGCACCCAGGTGACCCTGGACATCGATTACCGGCCAGTACTGTGGGGGCTGGTGAGCGCCGGTGACGGCGCCAGCCGCTACGCCGAGTGCGCCGAGGCCAGCGCGGTACTCGCTGATATCCTGCCGTTGTGCGACCTGGTGGTCGGCACCGAGGAAGAAATCCGCATTGCCGCCGGCGGTGAAGACGACCTGCTGGCCTCCGTGCAGCGGGTGCGCGCGCTGAGTGACGGTTGGATCGTGCTCAAGCGTGGTCCGGACGGCTGCGTGGTGTTCGCCCCCGGCGACATCGGCTCACTGGACGATGGCATCGTCGCGCAAGGCACGCCGGTGGAAGTGTTCAACACCCTGGGCGCCGGCGATGCCTTCCTGTCCGGTTTCCTGGGTGGATGGCTCACCGGCGAATCGCCGGCGACCTGCGGCGCCATGGGCAACGCCAGCGGCGCCCTGGTGGTCGCGCGCCACGGTTGCACGCCGGCGATTCCCAGCCGCGTGGAGCTCGATGCCTTCCTGCGTCGTGACCCGCCGCCCCGTGTACCGCGCCTGGACCCGGAGCTGATCCGGTTGCACCGCTCGACCACCTGGAAAGACGACCCAAAGCCGTTGTGCGTGATGGCGTTCGACCATCGAAGCCAGTTTATCGACATGGCCAACGAGGCCGGGCAGCCGCACGCACGTATTGATCGCTTCAAGACGCTGATCGCCGAGGCCGCGCTCGACGTGGCCGCCGGGCTTCCGGATGACGTCCGTGGCGGTTTTATCGTCGACCAGCGGTTTGGCGGCGAGGCCATGGACCGGCTGTCCGCGGCCGGCCTGTGGACGGCCTGCCCGGTGGAGACGCCCGGCTCGCGGCCGCTGGCGTTCGAGCATGGCCATGGCATGGGCCAGCAACTGCTGGGCCTGCCGCCGCTGAACGTGATCAAGTGCCTGGTGTTCTATCACCCGGACGACCCGCTGGAGCTGCGGCTGGCGCAGGAGGAACGGGTACAGGCGCTGTACTCGGAGATCTGCGCCCAAGACCGCAAGCTGGTGCTGGAAGTGATCTGCCCGTCGACCGGCGCGCCCGTTGACGACGACACCCTGCCCCGCGCCATGCGGCGCTTCTACAACCTGGGCGTGTTCCCGGACTGGTGGAAGGTGGAGTCGCAGTCCGCCGCCGGCTGGCGCGCGGTAGCGAGCGTCATCGACGACTGCGACCCGCACTGCAAGGGCATCGTGCTGCTGGGCCTGGACGCGTCGGAGGATGCCCTGCGCGAAGGCTTCGCCAGCGCGGCCGGGGTGCCGTACATGAAGGGCTTCGCGGTGGGCCGCAGCATTTTCGGCGCGCCGGCCCGGGCCTGGTTCGCCGGTGAAATGGATGACGCCGCGGCGCGCGCCGATGTCGCCCGCCGCTACCGGCGCATGGTCGACATCTGGCGCCAGGCGGCCATGGGCGGGGCGGTATCATGA
- a CDS encoding phytase has protein sequence MMNRLYPLALATSLLATQATTVAVADDGDAVMPSISPAAHTQPAALGAAIDAAFWPHADRVVLLAAEGEGGLNTYGTDGQRLQAYPDVQAGMVEVLRDGQSAPVAAIVYDGAASTLSPWQLTSGDGQLAPLAAEPIPVHDELTGLCSYRSTLSGAWFLYGTTDEGLLHHWELYRDGDRWQGRLLRTIPAGKGAGFCAVDAGDAAVYVGDEELGIWRFGAEPEADTTRELIDLVTPRGQLGEEIKGIAVYSVSPELAYLLVADAGEGYLSAYGLPDGDRVGAIAIDGLSEAEGMAALATTDGGWLAIADEDQSDGASEYALVPWEALAAELGLAARAEAGAQAPRVATVTATVETEVVASWGDAADDPAIWVNPNDPEASLVFGTDKKGGLHVYNLAGESLQFFAHGRINNVDLRDGFELDGKTVTLVTASNRTQSNISIYAIDPATATVTEIADGLQPTGLPDPYGMCMYRDAESGAFYVFVNGSGDGLTRQYELTETSKGKVSAKQVREIEVGGQAEGCVADDNTGTFYIAQEDYGLWKYSASADAGNERSLIDSVEGEHMVADIEGISIWHGANGGGYIVASNQGENSYLLYRLEGEHDYVGKFHVVADPASGIDGVSETDGLDVTSAPLGDTYPQGMLAVQDGRNIAPAERQNFKFVSWADIAEALELE, from the coding sequence ATGATGAACAGACTTTACCCCTTGGCACTCGCCACTTCATTGCTGGCCACGCAGGCGACCACGGTCGCCGTGGCCGACGACGGCGACGCGGTGATGCCGTCGATCTCGCCCGCCGCGCACACGCAGCCCGCCGCACTGGGCGCCGCCATCGACGCCGCCTTCTGGCCGCATGCCGACCGCGTCGTGCTGTTGGCCGCCGAGGGCGAGGGCGGCCTGAACACCTACGGCACCGACGGCCAGCGACTGCAGGCCTACCCGGATGTCCAGGCCGGCATGGTCGAGGTGCTGCGCGACGGCCAGTCCGCGCCGGTGGCCGCGATCGTCTACGACGGCGCCGCCTCCACCCTGTCACCGTGGCAACTGACGTCCGGCGACGGCCAGTTGGCGCCGCTGGCGGCCGAGCCGATTCCGGTGCACGACGAGCTCACCGGCCTGTGCAGCTATCGCAGCACGCTGTCCGGCGCCTGGTTCCTGTACGGCACCACCGACGAGGGCCTGCTGCACCACTGGGAACTCTATCGCGACGGTGACCGCTGGCAGGGTCGCCTGTTGCGGACCATCCCGGCCGGCAAGGGCGCCGGCTTCTGCGCCGTCGATGCCGGTGACGCCGCCGTCTACGTGGGCGACGAGGAACTGGGCATCTGGCGCTTCGGCGCCGAGCCCGAGGCCGATACCACCCGCGAGCTGATCGACCTGGTCACCCCGCGCGGCCAGCTGGGCGAGGAGATCAAGGGCATCGCCGTGTACAGCGTGAGCCCGGAACTCGCCTACCTGCTGGTGGCCGACGCCGGCGAGGGTTACCTTAGCGCCTACGGCTTACCCGATGGTGACCGCGTAGGCGCGATCGCCATCGACGGCCTCTCCGAGGCCGAGGGCATGGCCGCGCTGGCCACCACCGACGGCGGCTGGCTGGCCATTGCCGATGAAGACCAGTCCGACGGCGCCAGCGAGTACGCGCTGGTGCCCTGGGAAGCGCTGGCGGCGGAACTGGGCCTGGCCGCCAGGGCCGAAGCGGGCGCGCAAGCGCCGCGCGTGGCCACGGTCACCGCCACCGTCGAAACCGAGGTGGTCGCGAGCTGGGGCGACGCGGCCGATGATCCCGCCATCTGGGTCAACCCCAACGACCCGGAAGCCAGCCTGGTGTTCGGAACCGACAAGAAGGGCGGCCTGCATGTCTACAACCTGGCCGGCGAGTCGCTGCAGTTCTTCGCCCACGGCCGCATCAACAACGTCGACCTGCGTGACGGCTTCGAGCTGGACGGCAAGACGGTGACCCTGGTCACGGCCAGCAACCGCACCCAGAGCAACATCTCCATCTACGCCATTGACCCGGCCACCGCGACAGTGACCGAGATCGCCGACGGCCTGCAGCCCACCGGCCTGCCGGACCCCTACGGCATGTGCATGTACCGCGATGCCGAAAGCGGCGCCTTCTACGTGTTCGTCAACGGCAGCGGCGACGGCCTGACCCGCCAGTACGAGCTGACCGAGACCTCGAAGGGCAAGGTCAGCGCGAAGCAGGTCCGCGAAATCGAAGTTGGCGGCCAGGCGGAGGGTTGCGTCGCCGACGACAACACCGGCACGTTCTACATCGCCCAGGAAGACTACGGCCTGTGGAAGTACTCGGCCAGCGCGGACGCCGGCAACGAGCGCAGCCTGATCGACAGCGTCGAGGGCGAGCACATGGTCGCGGATATCGAGGGCATCTCCATCTGGCACGGCGCCAATGGCGGCGGCTACATCGTCGCCTCCAACCAGGGCGAGAACAGCTACCTGCTGTACCGCCTGGAGGGCGAGCATGACTACGTTGGCAAGTTCCACGTGGTCGCCGACCCGGCCAGCGGCATTGATGGTGTTTCCGAAACCGACGGCCTGGACGTGACCAGCGCGCCGCTGGGGGACACCTACCCGCAGGGCATGCTGGCGGTGCAGGACGGCCGCAATATCGCCCCGGCGGAACGCCAGAACTTCAAGTTCGTTTCCTGGGCGGACATCGCCGAGGCGCTGGAACTGGAGTAA